The stretch of DNA TGCCATGACCACCCGGGTCGAACAGGTCGCCGCCTTCGAACGGCTGAGCGTGGGGGGCAATTACGACGTCATCGTCACCACCGGCAACGAACCCGGCGTGACGATCGAGGGGCCCGAAAACATCCTCGATGACATGATCGTCGAGGTAGAGGGCGACCTTCTGCGCATTCGCCAGGAGCGTTCTTCGTGGAACTGGCGCGGCAACGACGACGTCGACATCGCGATCCGCGTGCCGATGCTGAAAGAAGTTGCTGCCTCGGGTGCGAGCGATATCCAGATCGATCGGATCGAGACCGAACGCTTTTCGGGCGAGCTGTCGGGCGCGGGCGAGATCGATATCGCCGATGTCACGACCGACGATCTGCTCCTCGCCCTTTCGGGAGCCGGCGAGCTCAATGCTCGCGGAACGACCCGCAATCTTCGCGTCGGCATGTCGGGCGCGGGCGAGTTCAACGGCGCCGAGCTGACTGCCGAGAATGCGGACCTGCGCGCCAGCGGCGCCGGCTCGATCCGCGCCAACGTGACCGGCAAGGCAACCGGCGGCGTGTCGGGCGCGGGCGACGTCACCATCACCGGCGGCGCGGACTGCGACATCGGTACCTCGGGCGCCGGCAGCGTCGAATGCAGCTGAGATAGCATCGAGCATGGTCGGAACGAGTGAGCAGCCGGACGGACGCGAACCCGCGCGTGATGCGGGGCCGCAGGATCACCGCACGGTCGAACGAGCCCCCTTCGAGAAGCTGATCGTCAGCGGTTCGATCGTCGTCGACGTCAAACAGGGCGATACGCAGCGGATCGAGGTCTCGGGACCCGCGACAATGCTCGATGACCTGCAGATCATCTCGATCGATGGACGCGCGATCATTGGCTGGCGCGAGGGCGCCGGTTGGTCGTACAATCCCGGGCACGGCGTCGATATCGCCATCACCCTGCCGCGCCTGGTCGAGATCGCCACAAGTCATGCTGCAACCGTGATCGTCGCCCAGATGGAGGCCGAGGACGTTCAAATCTTCGCAAATGACGCCGGCCGCGTGCACGTCGAAGATGTACGCGCGGGCTCGGCCAAGATCATCAAGTCGGGAAGCGGGAAGCTGGAAATCGGCGCGCTCGTCAGCCACCGCGACATCATGGTGAGCAAGGAGGGGGCGGGATCGCTCTCCATCGACGGGATCGAGGGGCCATCGCTGAGGGGCGTCATCGACGGCGCGGGTTCGTCGCGATTCTCAGGATCGGTCGGCGAAGGGCAACTCATCAAGAAGGGGGCCGGTCGGGCCGATCTGTCGAACCTCGCCGGAGCGATCCAGCACGGCTGATCGTCTTGTTTCTTCGTTAACCATATCGGCCGCATGAGGAGGGTCATGAGAATCATCGCCTCCCTCCTCGCCCTGTTTGCCTTCGTGTCGCCCGCGCAAGCGCAGATCTTCAGCCAGCCGATCGAACGCAACTATTCGGTCACCAGCTACGATCGCGTCCGGGTCGAGGGCGGGCTGTCGGTCACGATGGTCACGGGCGTCTCGCCCTTCGCCCGTGCCAAGGGCAGGGCCGCCGACATGGACGGGCTGACCATCGATCTGAATGGCCGCACGCTGGTGATCCGCCAATCGGTGAACAATCGCCGCCGCAGCGAGGCCCCCGGTCCCGTTACGATCGAAGTGGGGACGCCGCGTCTCAGCCAGGCCTGGGTCAACGGATCGGGCACGCTCGACATCGACCGGGTCGAGGGGCTCGAATTCGATGCGTCGGTCAATGGTGCCGGACGACTGCGGATCGGGGCGCTGGAGGCGGACAATTTCGAGCTTCTGCTCAACGGCGCGGCCAGTGCCGAGATCGCCGGGCGGGTGGAAAGCGGCACCGTCGTGGTTCGCGGCGTCTCGTCGTTGCGCGGCGCGGGGCTCGATATCGAACAACTGACGCTGGGCGTCGATGGACCGGGCTATGTCGAACTGGGTGTGGCCGAAACCGCCGAGATCGACAGCATCGGCGCGGGCACGATCGCGCTGGACGGGGCTCCGGCCTGCGTCACGCGCCTGTCGGGTCCGACCGTCCTGACCGGCTGCGCGCCCGGTCGCTGACTTCGGTCAGACCAGACCCAGCCCCGCCAGCTTGCCGTAAAGGCGCGGGGGCAGGTCGCCGATCCCCGAACCGTCGTCCTCGGTTCCCGGTGCGTCCTTCGCCTCGAGGTAACGCCATCCTTGGTGCGCGCGCTTGGGAAAGGCGGCACAGCCCTCGAGTTTTGCGGCGATGATGATGTCCCATCGGCCGTCCGATCGTTCCTCGAACCGCAGCACCTTGGACCGCGCGACGATACGGTGCTTGACGATCCAGTGCAGCCGTCCGCCGTTCGCCACTTCGGCATGGCGCACGGGGCGACGCTTGGTCACGATCCGCACCTCGCCCCCGCGTGCGCGGCCCGCCAGCCGCTTTTCCAGCGTCGGCAGCGTCTTCACGCCATAGGCGACTTTGGTGAGGTGCACGCAATCGGTCACGCGGCCAAAATGGCGCGCGGCGCCAAGGCTTTCAACCGCTTAGAGCAGGACCGCGCTCGCCAGGCCCAGAAACGCGAGAAAGCCGATCGTATCGGTCACCGTCGTCACGAAGACGCTCGACGCCACCGCGGGATCGGCGCCTAGTCGGTCGAGCGCGACGGGCACCAGCACACCCGCAAGCCCCGCGACGATGATGTTGAACAGGATCGCCACCGCGATCACCGCTCCCATCATCGGGTCGAGGATCAGTCCGACGCCGATGCCGAGAATGAACGCGATCGTCAGCCCGTTGAGCAAGGCGACGAGGAATTCGCGCCGGATCGCCCGGGCCCGGTTCGATCCGGTCAGCTGGTTGGTCGCCAACGCACGCACCGTGACCGCCAGCGCCTGCGTCCCCGCATTGCCACCCAGCGCCGCGACGATCGGCATCAGCGCGGCGAGGATCGCCAGCCGGGCGATCGTCCCTTCGAACTGCGCGATCACGAAGGTCGCGAGCAGTGCGGTACCGAGATTGGCGATCAGCCAGCGGACGCGGTCGCGATACGCCTCGGCCACCGGCTCGTTGATGTCGCCGTCGCCCGCGCCCGACAGGAGCAGCGCGTCCTCGCTCGCCTCTTCCTCGATGATGTGGACGATGTCGTCGACCGTCACCATCCCGACGAGCCGCCCGCCGCCGTCGACGACCGCGGCGGAGATCAGCGCGTATTTCTGGAAGCGCAGCGCCACCTCCTCCTGGTCCATGTCGACCGGGATCAGCGTCTGTTCTTCCTGCATGATGGCGGTGATCGGCACGTCGCGCTTGGTGCGCAGCAGCGTCGACAGCTTGGTTGTGCCGACGGGGCGATGCGCCGGTCCGACCACGAACACTTCCCAGAAATCGTCCGCCAGTTCGGTGTCGGATCGCATAAAATCGATGACCTGACCCACGTTCCAATGCTCGGGCACCGCGATAAGATCGCGCTGCATGATGCGCCCGGCGCTTTCCTCGGGATAGGACAGCGCTTCCTCGACCGCGGCGCGGTCGTCGGGCTCCATCGCGTCGAGGATCGCGCGCTGGTCGGGTTCGTCGAGATCCTCGAGCAGCGCGACCGCATCGTCGGTATCCATGTCGCCGGTCAGCTCGGCGGCCTGCCCCGGATCCATTTCCTCGACGACCAGCTCGCGGACATGCTCGTTCATCTCGGCATAGACGTCGGCGTCGAGGAGGTTGCCCAGCGCCCCGATCAGTGCGGAGCGATCTTCGGGCTCGGCCAGTTCGATGAGGTCGGCACGGTCGGCGGGATGCAGTTCGGCGACCAGCGCGCAGGCTTCTGCCAGCCGCCCCTCCCGAACGTCGTCGACGACCTCGCGGACGAAATCGGGGCGCAGCCGGTCCTCGGCATCGTGGACGAGGTCGTCGTCGAGCGTGTTGGTCTCGCTCATCATCCCGTCCCTCCCCTCGTCCCGGTCTCGAACCTGCCCCCCTATCGCCCTACGCGGCGGGTGGCGCAAGCGGCGCTGGCCCCCTATGCACGGCCGCGAACGAAACAACAGGAGGCTTTCATGGCTGACACCCTCACCCTCACACTTTCGACCGGCGGCGACGTCGTCATCAAACTGCTGCCCGACATCGCGCCCAAGCATGTCGAACGCATCACCAAGCTGGCGAAGGACGGATTCTACGACGGCGTGGTCTTCCACCGCGTCATCCCCGGCTTCATGGCGCAGGGGGGCGATCCGACCGGCAAGGGCACGGGCGGCAGCGACCTTCCCGACCTGCCCGCCGAGTTCAACGATCACCATCACGCCCGTGGTACCTGCTCGATGGCGCGTACCGCCGATCCGAACAGCGCGAACAGCCAGTTCTTCATCTGCTTCGGCGAGGCCGGATTCCTCGACAACCAGTACACCGTCTGGGGCGAGGTTCAGAGCGGCATGGAACATGTCGATGCCCTTCCGACGGGCGAACCGGTGCCCAACCCCGGCAAGATCGAGAAAGCGACGGTTTCCTAGGACCGTGACTCCGGTCACGCTCGTCACCGGAGCGAGCGCCGGGCTCGGCGCCGAGTTCGCGCGGCGCTATGCCGAACGCGGCGACAGGCTCGTGCTCGTGGCGCGTCGGCAGGACCGGATCGAGGAACTGGCCGCCGAACTGGGCAATGCCCGGTCGGTCGCGATGGACTTGAGCGAGCCCGGCGCCGCCGCCCGCCTTCTCGACGATATCCGCACGAACGGGGAGACGGTCGCGCGGTTGATCAACAATGCGGGGTTCGGCCTCGTCGGGCGTTTCGCAAAGCTCGACGGTACGCAGCAGCGGGCGATGGTCGATCTCAACTGCGGCGTGCTGACCGAGCTTGCGCATGGCGTCCTGCAACCGATGAAGGCCGCGCAGTCCGGCGAAATCCTCAACGTCGCCTCGGTCGCCGCCTTCCAGCCGGGTCCCGGGATGGCGGTCTATTTCGCGACTAAGGCCTATGTCCTGAGTTTTTCGGAAGCGCTCCACGAAGAGGTGCGCGAGAAGGGCGTGAAGGTCAGCTGCCTGTGTCCGGGTGCGACTCGGACTGAATTCGGCGAGGTCGCCGGGTTCGAGGCTTCAAAGGCGATGCAGAAAGCGATGGACACCGTCTCGCAGCAGGCCGCCGAAGTGGTCGATGCGGGGATCCGGGGTCTCGACGCCAACAAGGCCGTCGTCGTGCCCGGCGCCATCAACAAGATTTCCGCCAATTCCAGTCGGTTCCTGCCACGAGCGGCGATGCGGCGGATCACCAAACTGTTGAAGAAATAACGCCCGGGTATTTCGCGCTTGCACAAATCATGGTGCAGTGCGATAAAGGTTGCGTCGGGCCACTGGTCCGACATCCTCTCCTGACGGGGCCCGGTCGTTCATTCGGTCGGGCCCTATTTCTTTGCCCTCTTTATTTGGTGGGCAGCGACCCCAAGTGAACCTTGAAGGATCGTCCTGCATTGGGGGCGATGAGATCTTATCAGGAGTTTATCTTGGCCGACGCCGAAACCCAGACCAAAGCCGCCCGCGTCCAGGTTGCCAACCTGCCACCCGCCGATTCGGGCCGGGGCCTCGCCCGCCTTCCCGTATCCGTGATGGAGGCACTGGGCCTTTCCGATGGCGACGTGATCGCAGTGACGGGCAAGCGCATGACTCCCGCCCGCGCGATCCGCCCTTACAAGGACGACAAGGGCCTCGACATCGTGCGCCTCGACGGGCTTCAGCGCTCGAATGCGGGCGTGGGGTCGGGTGACTTCGTCAATGTCCAGAAGGCGCAGTCCAAGCCTGCCAAAAAGGTCACTTTCGCCCCCGCGCAGCAGAACGTGCGCCTCCAGGGCTCGACCGACGCGCTGAAGCGCAGCTTCTTCGGCGCGCCGATCCTCAAGGGCGATCTCGTCGCCACCGCGGGCCACCAGCGCGTAAACATGGATATGCCAGAGAATATCCGGCAGCTGCTGCAGGCACCCGCCTTCGCATTGCAGGAAATCCGCCTCAAGGTCGTCGCGACCAAGCCCGAAGGCATCGTCCATATCGATGCCGACACCGAGATCGACCTTGTTCCCGCGGGCGAAAAGGTCCGCGACGGCGAGCGGCCGGCGGTCACCTACGACGATCTCGGCGGGATGACGAATACCATCGACGCGCTGCGCGAGATGGTCGAGCTTCCCCTTCGTCACCCCGAACTGTTCCAGCGCCTTGGCGTCGACCCGCCGAAGGGCGTGTTGCTGCATGGCCCCCCCGGTACCGGAAAGACCATGCTGGCCCGCGCGGTCGCCAACGAGAGCGATGCCGAATTCTTCCACATCGCTGGGCCCGAAGTCATGGGCGCCGCCTATGGCGAATCCGAAAAGAAACTGCGCGAACTCTTCGAACAGGCCGCAAAGGCCGCGCCGAGCATCGTCTTCATCGACGAGATCGATTCGATCGCGCCCAAACGCGACGATGTGAAGGGCGAGGCGGAAAAGCGCCTCGTCGCCCAGCTGCTCACGCTGATGGACGGGTTGGAGCCGCGGGCGAACCTCGTGGTCATCGCCGCCACGAACCGGCCCGATGCCATCGATCCCGCTCTGCGCCGCCCCGGCCGCTTCGACCGCGAGATCGTCATCGGCGTGCCTGACGAGCGTGGGCGGCGCGAGATCTTCGGCATCCATACCCGTGGCATGCCGCTGGCAGAGGATGTCGATCTCGACCGCCTGTCGCGCCGCACCTACGGGTTCGTTGGCGCCGACATCGCCAGCCTGACGCGCGAAGCGGCGCTCGAAAGCGTTCGGCGGATCATGCCCAAACTCAACCTCGACGAGGACGTTATCCCCGACGAAATCCTCGAGACGCTGGCCGTCACCGCCGACGATTTCCGGGACGCGCTGAAGCGCGTGCAGCCGAGCGCGATGCGCGAAGTGATGGTGCAGATGCCCTCGATCGGATGGGACGACATCGGCGGCCTCGATGAATCGCGCGACAAGCTCAAGGAGGGCGTCGAGCTCCCCCTTAAGCATCCCGACGCCTTTCGCCGCCTCGGCATCCGTCCGGCGCGCGGCTTCCTGCTCTACGGACCGCCCGGAACCGGCAAGACCTTGCTGGCCAAGGCGACCGCGCGCGAATCCGAAGCCAATTTCATCGCCACCAAATCGAGTGACCTGCTCAGCAAGTGGTATGGCGAGAGCGAGCAGCAGATCGCGCGTCTGTTCAGCCGCGCGCGCCAGGTCGCCCCGACCGTCATCTTCATCGACGAACTCGACAGCCTCGTCCCCGCTCGCGGTCGCGGTGGCAGCGGCGAACCGGCGGTTACCGAGCGGGTGGTAAACACGATCCTGTCGGAAATGGACGGGCTCGAGGAGATGAACAACGTCGTCGTCATCGGCGCGACCAACCGGCCCAATCTTATCGATCCGGCGCTGCTGCGCCCTGGCCGCTTCGACGAACTGATCTACGTCGGTCCGCCGGCGCGCGAGGGACGGTTGCAGATCCTCAAGATCCATACCGAGAACATGCCGCTAGCCGACGATGTCGATCTGGAGGATCTGGCCAATCGGGCCAAGCGCTTCACCGGCGCGGATCTGGAAGACCTCACGCGCCGTGCGGGTCTCATCGCCATGCGTCGCGACATGGACCAGGCGCTGGTCACGAAGGAGGACTTCGACAATGCGCTTAAGGAGACGCGCCCCTCGGTCACGCAGAAGATGCTCGATCAGTACAAGAAGATTCGCGACAATCTGAAGCAGGATGCGCTGAAGCCCGAACCCACGATCGGCTTCATTTCGCCCGGAATGCTCGAGCCGCGGGACGGCCGCGATCCGGACGGCGAGGAAGAATGATCAGAGGCGCCGGCACCACAGCGCCATGACGATCAGGAGCGCGGTGGCGATGGCGAACGGAAGCCACGCCGCCGCGCCGTAGAGCAGGATGCCGATGGTCGGCGCCGCGACGAAGGCGAGGCCGTTGGCGCTGGTCACGATTCCCGCGACGCCGCCCTGTTCGTCGAGCCCGACCGCCAGGCTCGCCCCCGCGGTAAAACCGGGACGGGTGAAGCCAAACCCGATATTGGTAAGCGCGAACCCCAGCACGATGCCGTAGAGGCTACTCGCCACCATCGTTCCGAGGAGGCCGACCGCGGCAATCAGCGATCCCCAGACCATCAACGCGCGCGGAGCCAGCCGCAGGCGCGGGATCAGCCCCCATTGCGCCGCCAGCGTGGCCGCCGCCCCGGCCAGCATCACCAGCGCGATCTCCTGTTCCGCCCCCACCGGCTCCAGCCCCAGCCGGTCGATGGTGAAGAAGCCCATGATCGTGAGGATGCCCGCCATCGCATGGTTGGTCGCCACCCCGGCGGTGATCCAGCCGCGGATGCGCGGGTCGGACCAGCGCATCTTCGATCGCGGGTTGGTCGCCGCCCGGACGCTCGCCCCCGTGGGGGCGGTGGCGAGGCTGGGATAGCTCATGGCGGCGCCCTGCCCCCGTCGGGGTCCTCGGCGCGGGCCCAGATCGTTGGGGAGCATCGCCCACACAGCGATCATGACGACGGCACCGAACGCGGCGAAGACGAACAGCGGGCCGGACAGTCCGAGAAGAGGCAGCACGAACAACGGCGCCAACGCGGGCCCGACGATCGTCCCCAGCGAGAAACTCGACGACAGTCCGGCGATCGCATCGACCCGCGACCCGCGCCGCGTCCGGCTGGCGAGATAGGCCTGCGTCGCGCTCGGCGTCGCGCATCCGAAGATGCCGTAGAAGGCCCGCGCCAAGGCGAAGACCGCGAAGGTGAGATAGGCACCCATCCAGCCGTTCAGCCCGGCGAACAGCACGATCCCGCACAGCAGTGTCGACACCGTGAACCCAGCGCCGACCCCCAGCAGGATGAGCGGCTTTCGCCCCCGCGTATCGCTGAGGCTCGCCCAGCGCGGGGCGAAGAACACCCACATCGCTGCCGACACCGTAAAGGTCAGCGCGACCACGACGTCGGGAATCCCGATCGCGCGACCGATCGCGGGCATGACCGACTGAAGCGCCGTATTTCCCGCCGCCGCCACCAGCATGGCCGCGTACAGGAGAATGAACTGGCGGCTGGTCAGGGCGCTACCCGCCACCTTGCCGAACGGGGTCGCCGCGTTCACTCGCCTCCGCCCAGAGGCAGGTTCAGGCGCCGGCTGACGGTATAGTCGAGCCAAGTGACGAGGAAGTTGGAGATGGCCCAGCGCGTCCGCGCCCAAAAGGTGTCCCGCTGCGCCTGAACCTCCGGCGTGATGGCCCGCGCATCGCGCCGTTCGTCCGCAATCCAGCCACGCATCTTCGTCGCCGCGTCCGCGTCCTCGATCCGGAGCATGACTTCCATGTTCACGAACAGGCTGCGGAAATCGAAGTTCGAGCTGCCGATATGCACGACGTCGTCGACGACCGCGAGCTTGGTGTGCATCTTCGTCTTTTCATATTCGTGGATCGTCACGCCCGCCGCCATCAACTGGTGATAGCTGTGCCGCGCCGCCGCGATGGTGGTCGTATTGTCGGACTTGGCCGGCACCAGCAGCTTCACCGTACCCCCGTCGCGCGACACGCGCTCGAGCCGCCGAAGAAAGGCGCCCGAAGGCGAGAAATAAGCCATCACCAGCTCGACGTGCCTCGCATCCCAGAAATCGCGGATCAGGCCGCCCGGCCACGGCGTGTGGCGCGGCCACGGCGCCGAAAACTGCCATTGGAGCGGACCGCGCGTGGTACTGTGCCGCGCCACGATGTCCGACAGGCGGCGCAGGTGCGCCTTGTTCGTCTTCATCCAGCCGAGAACGTCCTCGAAATAGTCGGCCAGCGGGCGCGTGGCGTCGCCCTCGATGCTCAACCACAGATCGCGCCAGGCGGTATCGTGATCGCCGAGATAATCGTCGCACAGGTTCGCGCCGCCGATGATTGCGCGCTCGCCGTCGGCGATGAAGATCTTCTGGTGGTTGCGAATGAGGTAGCGGCGTCCGAACCGCGCGTTGAAGACCAACGTGGTCCCACCCGCCGCGCGGATCGGTGCGAAAAACGCGTCCTCGTCTTCCAGATCGCGCAGGCCAAAGCCGTCGATCACCAGCCGCACGCGCACCCCCCGCTCCGCCGCCCGGGCCAGCGCATCGCGAATGGCCGTGCCGCTGGCATCGTCGGCCAGATCGTAGAACAGCAGGTCAAGCGTGGTCTGCGCCCGGTCGATCCAATCGAGAATAAGGGCCTTTCGCGCGTCGCCGGACGCGTAGAGCGCCATCTCGTTTGCGTCGACGGTGAAGGTCAGATCGGGCGCCATGCGCCGTTTCATGGGGCGCGATCCGCCCTTTCGCAAGCGTGACGACATTTGACTCGGGCGTGTGTCATCCCTACATCGCGCGTTCACGGATTTTCCCGAATTGCAAGACAAGGACCGACCGCATGGCGCGTGTGACCGTCGAAGATTGCGTCGACAAGATCGACAACCGTTTTGACCTCGTTCTGCTGGCCGCCGAGCGGGCGCGCCAGATTTCGGGCGGCGCCGACCTGACGGTCGATCGCGACCGCGACAAGAACCCGGTCGTCGCGCTGCGCGAGATCGCCGAAACGACGGTCAAGCCCAAGCATCTGGAAGAAAGCCTCGTGTCGAGCCACCAGAAGGTGCAGGTCGACGACGAGGACGAGATCGACGAAATGTCGAGCCTCAACGACCAGGCGGAGGCGCTGCGCCTGACGGCATCGGCCCCGCCGCGTCCCAATCCGAGTACCGCCGACTAGGCGCTTGCGGATCGGTTAGAACAACAGGAGAGGCGGCCCGCGCGGGTCGCCGTTTTTGTTGCCGAGGCCGCCTAGAGCTTGATCCGGTCGGTGCGGCGAATGCTCGCGCCCGTCTTGGTGTCGAGCCACATGAGATCGCAGAGACCCAGTTCGCGTCCGTCCGACGACAGGACCGCGACCGTGCGCACCGGATTCCCGTCGCGCGTATCGGCCAACTGAATCTGGCTGCAGCCATGTCCCCACCGTTCGCCCCATTGCCGCAACGCCACCACCACCGGAAGCAGCTCTTCGCCCTTCTTCGTCAGCTGGTAGACCACCTTGCGTCCGTCCTTGGGATCGGGTTTGCGATTGAGGATGTCGCCCGCGACAAGTTTGCTCAATCGATCCGACAGGATGTTGCGGGCGATGCCGAGGCCCGCCTGGAACTGCTCGAAATGCGACAGACCGTTCAGCGCACTACGAAGAATCAGAAACGCCCATTTCTCCCCGATCAACTCGATCGCGGGCGGCAACGGGCATTGCAGTGCCGCTGCCTTAAAGGCTTCGATGTCCGGCGTGACCCCACTCACTCTACTTCTCCCGACAACTTCAATACGCGAAACCGTCGCCGCTACGGAACCCGTGCGACTTGTGGGCTAAAGGATCGCCATACCTCTGTCATGGGTTAATTGACAGATGCGAGCGGGAACCGCCCCTATCGGTTCGGTTTCCATCCGCAATCGATCGGCGGGCCGGGTCGACCGCGCCTCCCACCGCAACGCGCCCCACCCGGGACTTTATTCGCACTTGCAATAAGACCCCTAACACCCTCATTTATCGAGGGTGTTGAGACAATATGAACTGGTCGAGCGGGTTCGCTCCTACGATCCGGACGCCGACGAGGCGCTGATCAACCGTGCCTATGTCTTTTCCATGAAGGCGCACGGGGCGCAGTTGCGCGCCTCGGGGGACCCCTATTTCTCGCACCCCATCGAGGTCGCGGGCATCCTTACCGACATGAAACTGGACGACGAGACCATCGTCACCGCGATCCTCCACGACACGATCGAGGATACCGTCGCCACGCCCGAGCAGATCGAGAATCTGTTCGGGACAGAGGTCGCGCGGCTGGTCGACGGCGTCACCAAGCTGTCCAAGGTCGAGGCGATGAGCGAGAGCGAGCGCGCCGCCGAAAATCTGCGCAAGTTCCTGCTCGCGCTGTCGGGCGATATCCGCGTGCTGCTCGTCAAGCTGGCGGACCGGCTTCACAATATGCGCACCCTCCATCACATTCCGAAGGAGGAGAAGCGCCGCCGGATCGCGCGCGAGACGATGGACATCTACGCGCCGCTCGCCGAACGGGTAGGCCTCTACGAGATGATGAAGGAGATGCAGACGCTCGCTTTTAAGCATCTCGAACCCGACGCCTACAAGTCGATCATCCGCCGCCTTCGCCAATTGAACGAGCAGGGCGGCGACGTCATCAGCCGCATCGGGCTCAACCTCGAGCTGCACCTGTCCGACCACGGCCTCGACGCCGAGGTCGCGGGGCGCGAGAAGCATCCCTATTCGATCTGGCGCAAGATGGCCGAACGGCACATCAGTTTCGAACAATTGTCCGACGTCATGGCTTTCCGCGTCATCGTCGAGAACGTCGACGACGTCTATCGCGCATTGGGGCTGATCCATCAGCGCTGGCCGATGGTGCCGGGCCGATACAAGGACTTCATTTCCACCCCCAAGCGCAACGGCTACCAGTCGCTTCACACCAGCGTCATCCACGATTCCAACATGCGGATCGAGGTGCAGATCCGCACCAAGGACATGCACGAACTGGCCGAGCGCGGGCTTGCGGCGCACTGGGCGTACAAGACCGGCGAACGGGCGATCGGCCCCGGGCCCGACATACGCACGCCGTGGATCGAGGATCTCGTCGAGATTCTCGAGCACGCCGACGGGCCGGAGGAGCTTCTCGAACATACGCGCATGGCGATGTATCAGGACCGGATCTTCGCCTTCACTCCGAAGGGCGAGCTGATCCAGCTGCCCAAGGGGGCGACCCCCGTCGACTTCGCTTACGCCGTCCATACCGACCTCGGCGACCAGACGGTGGGCGCGAAGGTCAACGGCCGCGTCGTTCCGCTACGAACCCTGCTCGACAACGGCGACCAGGTCGAAATCCTCGCCAGCGACGCGCAGCAGCCCCAGCCGTCTTGGCTGCGCTTCGTCGCGACCGGCAAGGCACGTGCCGCGATCCGCCGCTTCGTCCGTCTCAAGGAGCGCGACGAGACCATCGAACTGGGCACCAAGATCTTCGCCGAGATCCTCGAACGGCTTCCCAACGCGCCCCGCCGCGGTGCCACCCGCCGTGCCGCCAAGCGGTTGGGGATGGAGGACGAGGCCGAACTGATGGAAGCGATTGCCAAGAAGCGCATCTCCGACGCCGCGGTGATGGAGGCGCTCGTCCCGGGCTCGACCGCGGGCATGGACGACGACAAGCGCTCGCGCCCGCCCGAACAGCGCAGCGCCATCTCGATCAAGGGGCTGACCCCCGGCGTCGCCTTCGAACTGGCCGAATGCTGCCATCCCATCCCCGGCGACCGCATCGTCGGCGTCCGGCGCGAGGATGACATGATCGTCGTTCATACCATCGGCTGCGATACGTTGCTTGCCAGCGACGATGCCGACTGGCTGGACCTCGCATGGGGCGACC from Sphingomicrobium sp. XHP0239 encodes:
- a CDS encoding RelA/SpoT family protein, which produces MLRQYELVERVRSYDPDADEALINRAYVFSMKAHGAQLRASGDPYFSHPIEVAGILTDMKLDDETIVTAILHDTIEDTVATPEQIENLFGTEVARLVDGVTKLSKVEAMSESERAAENLRKFLLALSGDIRVLLVKLADRLHNMRTLHHIPKEEKRRRIARETMDIYAPLAERVGLYEMMKEMQTLAFKHLEPDAYKSIIRRLRQLNEQGGDVISRIGLNLELHLSDHGLDAEVAGREKHPYSIWRKMAERHISFEQLSDVMAFRVIVENVDDVYRALGLIHQRWPMVPGRYKDFISTPKRNGYQSLHTSVIHDSNMRIEVQIRTKDMHELAERGLAAHWAYKTGERAIGPGPDIRTPWIEDLVEILEHADGPEELLEHTRMAMYQDRIFAFTPKGELIQLPKGATPVDFAYAVHTDLGDQTVGAKVNGRVVPLRTLLDNGDQVEILASDAQQPQPSWLRFVATGKARAAIRRFVRLKERDETIELGTKIFAEILERLPNAPRRGATRRAAKRLGMEDEAELMEAIAKKRISDAAVMEALVPGSTAGMDDDKRSRPPEQRSAISIKGLTPGVAFELAECCHPIPGDRIVGVRREDDMIVVHTIGCDTLLASDDADWLDLAWGDQSDGGTARIRVILHNVAGALGEMAGIFGAKSANIVNLGLVHRDGAFHTFDVDTELHDLAHLHAMIAALRASDSISSAERV